A region of Flavobacteriales bacterium DNA encodes the following proteins:
- a CDS encoding DUF4249 family protein produces MRRFSISVFVLLLGIAAFSSCEKVLNVNLPEGVSGIVFEGQIENGKFPYLIISRSESYFSPINTATEAIVNSLVTADSVFITVDGTRYEMDQICVNDLTPEQRQQALEALGIDSLPTSLNLCVYAKFSLIGELGKTYALKAYVEGKEYNASTTIEHQVYLDSLWYKDELPVDSFGSIWVQLSDPAATTDYYFMWSENFTQGRSMYPVDGGPSFSDRLFNGESIQFNIYQGSNLANDNGSGEDTGLFEQGDTVVVKLGTIDQGVYNFWESVDAASNLNPFSSPTPVFSNFDNGGRGVWAGYATTVDTFICVKY; encoded by the coding sequence ATGCGTAGATTTTCAATTTCCGTATTCGTTCTTCTGCTCGGAATAGCTGCGTTCTCCTCCTGCGAGAAGGTGCTGAATGTGAATCTTCCCGAAGGCGTTAGCGGAATTGTGTTTGAAGGGCAGATCGAGAATGGGAAATTCCCCTATCTCATCATCAGCCGAAGCGAGAGCTACTTTTCTCCCATCAACACGGCAACAGAGGCCATCGTCAACTCGCTGGTAACGGCAGATAGCGTGTTCATCACTGTTGATGGTACGCGTTACGAAATGGATCAGATCTGCGTAAATGACCTCACGCCTGAACAACGGCAGCAGGCACTTGAGGCGTTGGGCATCGACTCCTTGCCAACCAGTTTGAACCTGTGCGTTTACGCCAAGTTCAGTCTGATCGGTGAACTGGGGAAGACCTATGCGCTGAAAGCCTATGTAGAAGGGAAGGAGTACAATGCATCAACAACCATCGAGCATCAGGTCTACTTGGATAGCCTTTGGTACAAGGATGAACTTCCTGTCGATAGCTTCGGCTCCATCTGGGTGCAGCTTTCGGATCCTGCGGCAACGACCGATTACTACTTCATGTGGTCGGAGAACTTTACGCAGGGACGTTCCATGTATCCTGTTGATGGCGGTCCCAGTTTTTCAGACCGTCTTTTCAACGGTGAGAGCATTCAGTTCAATATCTATCAGGGTTCGAACTTGGCCAACGACAATGGTTCTGGTGAGGACACTGGGCTTTTTGAACAAGGAGATACGGTGGTGGTTAAATTGGGAACGATAGACCAAGGGGTTTACAACTTCTGGGAATCGGTGGATGCCGCTTCTAACCTGAATCCGTTCAGTTCGCCAACGCCTGTTTTTTCCAATTTTGATAATGGAGGAAGAGGCGTTTGGGCAGGATATGCAACGACAGTAGACACGTTTATCTGTGTGAAATATTAA
- a CDS encoding CocE/NonD family hydrolase — protein MRSFFFVLFLFPVVINAQPLQPQEVQIPMRDSEDLAADVYVPANCSSCPTILIQTPYWKNWFRYNLPLNVETDIDNSPYAFVVVDWRGFYGSSGALNGQPNRGEDGYDCVEWIAQQSWSNGKVGTWGPSALGVIQFQTAKEHPPHLTCCVPLVAAPQFYYEDYFPGGVYRTEYVEQLDALGYGLSGILLSNPYYNLVWQGAESGSWYPSELDVPFYMIGGWFDHNIRDMWNIFPAMVQSESTDVDHKILFGPWTHGGHGTAAPGTAQQGDLSFPSAAGVETDKAVAFFAYHLLEQQNGWQNEPRIHYFQMGMDEWFDASEWPPISQTVNYYLGSTSDIGTTLGSSGTAPYFTDPADPSPTVGGPTLKADLLQGPYDISSTVESRFDYALFETDVLTEDLSVQGRINVKLFVSTDQLDGDVAIRLTDVFPNNESIIMRDGIQRLRFRNGFSHNDEAFCSTGEVYEVNIELEDIAHTFLTGHKIRLLVTGANYPRFDVNLNNGQQMYTAGDTIMSGSNVHFGTDHPSRLELPVVMNVSVDEANGTNFSIYPNPATDAVWLEMQKATTANVRLFNTLGETVGQFNVQGSRHKIDVSGLKQGVYLLEVETPDGVTNVSRFVKL, from the coding sequence ATGCGATCTTTCTTCTTTGTCCTTTTTCTGTTCCCTGTCGTGATAAATGCTCAGCCATTGCAGCCGCAGGAGGTTCAAATTCCGATGCGAGACAGCGAAGACCTTGCGGCTGATGTTTACGTGCCTGCCAATTGCAGCAGTTGCCCGACCATTCTCATCCAAACACCTTACTGGAAAAACTGGTTCAGATATAATCTACCATTGAATGTGGAAACAGACATTGACAACAGCCCTTATGCTTTTGTGGTGGTGGATTGGCGCGGTTTCTATGGTTCATCTGGCGCATTGAACGGACAACCGAACCGTGGCGAGGATGGCTACGACTGCGTGGAATGGATCGCGCAGCAAAGTTGGAGCAACGGAAAAGTGGGAACGTGGGGGCCAAGCGCCTTGGGTGTCATCCAATTTCAAACCGCCAAGGAACATCCTCCGCATCTGACCTGTTGCGTTCCTCTTGTAGCCGCTCCCCAGTTCTATTACGAGGATTACTTCCCTGGCGGTGTTTACAGAACAGAATATGTGGAGCAATTGGATGCATTGGGGTATGGCCTTTCAGGAATCCTGTTGTCGAACCCTTACTACAATTTGGTTTGGCAAGGAGCCGAAAGCGGTTCCTGGTATCCGAGTGAGTTGGATGTTCCTTTCTACATGATCGGAGGATGGTTTGACCATAACATACGTGACATGTGGAATATCTTTCCTGCCATGGTTCAGAGCGAGTCGACCGATGTTGACCACAAAATCCTGTTCGGGCCATGGACACATGGCGGTCATGGAACCGCAGCACCCGGAACAGCACAGCAGGGCGATCTTAGCTTCCCTTCCGCGGCAGGAGTGGAAACGGACAAGGCCGTGGCATTCTTCGCATATCACTTACTGGAACAGCAGAACGGCTGGCAGAATGAACCCCGCATCCATTATTTCCAGATGGGAATGGACGAATGGTTTGACGCTTCGGAATGGCCGCCCATTTCGCAGACCGTGAACTATTACTTGGGTTCAACATCAGACATTGGCACTACGCTTGGTTCAAGCGGAACGGCACCGTACTTCACCGATCCTGCCGACCCTTCTCCCACGGTTGGTGGACCAACGTTGAAAGCCGATCTGTTGCAGGGTCCGTACGATATTTCCAGCACCGTTGAATCGCGCTTTGATTACGCTCTTTTTGAAACGGATGTGCTAACGGAAGACCTTTCGGTTCAAGGTCGGATCAATGTGAAATTGTTTGTGAGCACCGACCAATTGGATGGTGACGTGGCCATTCGTCTCACCGATGTTTTCCCAAACAATGAGAGCATTATCATGCGAGATGGCATTCAGAGATTACGGTTCAGAAATGGGTTTTCGCATAATGATGAAGCGTTCTGTTCCACTGGAGAAGTGTATGAGGTGAACATCGAGTTGGAGGATATTGCTCATACATTTTTGACGGGACACAAGATCCGATTGCTGGTAACAGGTGCCAACTATCCACGTTTTGATGTGAATCTGAACAACGGTCAGCAGATGTACACCGCTGGAGATACGATCATGTCTGGTTCCAATGTGCATTTCGGAACGGATCATCCATCACGTTTGGAATTGCCCGTAGTGATGAATGTTTCGGTGGATGAAGCGAACGGAACCAATTTCAGCATCTACCCGAACCCAGCAACAGATGCAGTTTGGTTGGAAATGCAAAAAGCGACCACGGCCAATGTGCGGTTATTCAATACACTTGGTGAAACCGTTGGCCAGTTCAATGTTCAAGGCTCAAGGCATAAGATCGATGTGAGTGGGCTGAAACAAGGGGTTTATCTCTTGGAAGTGGAAACGCCTGATGGCGTGACAAACGTCAGCCGATTTGTAAAGCTCTGA
- a CDS encoding tRNA 2-methylthio-N6-isopentenyl adenosine(37) hydroxylase MiaE, whose product MLGLKLPTDPRWVNIAEKNIEEILTDHAYCEQKAASSAISFIILYPEKTELVEAMAALSREEMEHFQMVHERIIGRGLTLGRPRKDEYVKQIADFFSKNVSREQRLVQDLMIAALIEARSCERFRVLSENIEDKELAEFYRNLMVSEANHYTMFLKFARQYGGREKVDEQWNALLTFEAEVMRNLGKEEKIHG is encoded by the coding sequence ATGCTCGGACTTAAACTACCGACCGACCCGCGTTGGGTGAATATTGCGGAAAAGAACATTGAAGAGATTCTGACCGATCATGCTTACTGCGAACAGAAAGCCGCTTCGAGTGCCATTTCATTCATCATTCTTTACCCAGAGAAAACGGAACTGGTAGAGGCCATGGCCGCTTTGAGCCGTGAAGAAATGGAGCATTTTCAAATGGTGCATGAACGCATTATTGGCAGAGGACTGACCTTAGGCCGACCTCGCAAGGATGAATATGTAAAACAGATAGCCGATTTCTTTAGCAAGAACGTAAGCCGAGAACAGCGTTTGGTTCAAGACCTGATGATCGCTGCATTGATCGAAGCGCGTAGCTGTGAACGTTTCCGCGTGCTATCTGAGAACATTGAAGACAAGGAACTGGCCGAATTCTATCGTAACCTGATGGTTAGCGAGGCCAACCATTATACCATGTTCCTCAAATTTGCCCGACAATATGGTGGCCGCGAAAAGGTAGATGAGCAATGGAACGCACTACTAACGTTTGAGGCCGAAGTGATGAGAAATCTCGGCAAAGAGGAAAAGATTCACGGTTAG
- the trxB gene encoding thioredoxin-disulfide reductase has translation MSEELERRKCVIIGSGPAGYTAAIYAARADMQPLMYTGMQPGGQLTITTDVENYPGYPDGVNGPEMMEDFRKQAERFGTEIRYEMVTEVDLTGPVHKVIINDKTVLADSVIIATGASAKWLGLKSEQRLNGFGVSACAVCDGFFYKGQEVVIVGAGDTAAEEASYLAKLCSKVTMLVRRDEMRASKAMQHRVMNTKNIEIRWNTDTVEILGEKNVEGVKVVNNQTNEESVIPCTGFFVAIGHKPNTDIFKGWLDMDETGYLKVQSGTSKTKIAGVFASGDAADKVYRQAVTAAGTGCMAALDAERYLSEIGVH, from the coding sequence ATGAGTGAAGAATTAGAGAGAAGAAAGTGTGTGATCATCGGTTCTGGCCCAGCTGGTTATACCGCAGCCATCTACGCGGCCCGTGCCGACATGCAACCGCTGATGTACACAGGTATGCAACCTGGTGGTCAGTTGACCATTACTACGGATGTGGAGAATTATCCAGGTTACCCTGATGGGGTCAATGGGCCTGAGATGATGGAGGATTTTCGCAAGCAGGCGGAGCGATTCGGTACAGAGATACGTTATGAGATGGTGACCGAGGTCGATCTTACCGGACCTGTTCACAAGGTCATCATCAACGATAAGACCGTGCTGGCCGATTCGGTCATCATTGCAACCGGTGCTTCGGCCAAGTGGTTAGGATTGAAAAGTGAACAGCGTTTGAACGGCTTTGGGGTTTCGGCCTGCGCGGTTTGCGATGGCTTCTTTTACAAAGGTCAGGAAGTGGTAATTGTTGGTGCAGGAGATACCGCTGCGGAAGAAGCATCCTACTTGGCCAAGCTTTGCTCTAAGGTTACCATGTTGGTGAGACGGGATGAGATGCGCGCTTCCAAAGCCATGCAGCATCGCGTTATGAACACCAAGAACATTGAGATCCGTTGGAACACCGATACGGTGGAGATTCTTGGAGAGAAGAATGTGGAAGGTGTGAAAGTGGTGAACAACCAGACCAATGAGGAAAGTGTGATCCCTTGTACGGGTTTCTTCGTGGCCATCGGGCATAAACCGAATACCGACATCTTTAAGGGGTGGTTGGATATGGACGAAACAGGCTACCTCAAGGTTCAGTCAGGAACGTCCAAGACCAAGATCGCGGGTGTATTTGCATCAGGCGATGCAGCCGATAAGGTTTACCGTCAAGCAGTAACCGCTGCAGGAACAGGCTGCATGGCCGCCTTGGATGCGGAGCGCTACCTGTCGGAGATAGGAGTGCATTGA
- a CDS encoding potassium transporter TrkA, whose translation MIKETIIFLAAFLLISISANRIAKLFQKIGLPFITGVLFVGILSGPFVLKMFPKDGHLSLSFINEMALAFIAFAAGSELYLKELRTRLGQISLITVGQLLVTFLLSASVVYFLAERIPFMGTLSNGQRMAIAILMGTIFVARSPSSAIAVINELRAKGPFTQTALGVTVIIDVLVVILFAIAFALSKSLVNNDEMGIGFAVRLAMEQLISFGIGYALGKLLALLFSTRLNRRLKSVLLLGIGYSVYVFSHIIRKYSLSHLGHEVFIEPLLICIIASFVVANFSKYRLDFHAVIEEVGPYVYVGFFTLTGLSLSFDRLISVWEIAVVLFAVRLGSIIIGSLVGGALARDSWKFNLLGWMPYVTQAGVGIGLATIVAVEFTQWGEEFLTLVIGVIVINQVIGPPLFKWAIKYVKEDHLKAQDSDGNEVRDAIIFGYETQAVSLAKQLKNSGWDVKIATLTAEETEISGIPVVKINAIEKEELNRIECEKANTVVTLLSDEQSLALCEIAYENMGTRNFIVRLNERENFEKFHELGARIVEPNTAMVGLLDHFVRSPKATSLLLGMEPDQDSLDIEVTSPEIHGMALRDLRFPSDVLILSVNRNGSALVSHGFTRLRIGDIVTVVGSINSLDKVRLKLDS comes from the coding sequence ATGATCAAAGAAACCATCATATTCTTGGCGGCCTTTCTGCTGATTTCCATTTCAGCAAATCGGATAGCGAAACTGTTCCAAAAGATCGGCCTTCCGTTCATAACGGGAGTGCTTTTCGTAGGTATTCTATCTGGTCCGTTTGTACTCAAAATGTTTCCGAAGGATGGCCACTTGAGCCTCAGTTTCATCAACGAAATGGCGTTGGCCTTCATTGCCTTTGCCGCAGGTTCTGAGCTTTACCTGAAAGAACTTCGAACGCGGTTGGGCCAGATCTCCCTCATCACCGTTGGCCAGCTGCTGGTCACTTTTCTTCTCAGTGCAAGTGTTGTTTATTTTCTGGCGGAGCGTATTCCGTTCATGGGTACGCTCTCAAACGGGCAAAGAATGGCCATTGCTATTTTAATGGGAACCATTTTCGTGGCGCGATCGCCCTCATCAGCCATCGCGGTCATTAACGAACTGAGAGCGAAAGGCCCATTTACCCAAACGGCTTTGGGGGTCACGGTGATCATTGATGTGTTGGTGGTCATTCTGTTCGCTATCGCTTTTGCCCTGTCCAAATCGTTGGTGAACAATGATGAGATGGGAATCGGGTTTGCTGTTCGTCTGGCAATGGAACAGCTCATTTCTTTCGGGATCGGTTATGCGTTGGGAAAACTGTTGGCCTTGCTGTTCTCTACCAGACTCAACAGAAGGCTGAAGTCCGTTTTACTTCTTGGCATCGGCTACTCGGTTTACGTTTTCTCACACATCATCAGGAAATATTCCTTGTCTCATTTAGGGCATGAGGTATTTATCGAGCCGCTGCTCATCTGCATCATTGCCAGCTTTGTAGTGGCCAATTTCTCAAAGTATCGGCTTGATTTCCATGCGGTGATCGAAGAGGTCGGGCCGTATGTGTATGTGGGATTCTTTACGCTCACGGGGCTTTCCCTCTCATTCGACAGACTAATTTCTGTTTGGGAGATCGCTGTGGTGCTGTTTGCCGTCCGTCTGGGCAGCATCATTATCGGCAGCTTGGTTGGGGGCGCTTTGGCGCGAGATTCCTGGAAGTTCAATCTTCTTGGTTGGATGCCGTACGTTACCCAAGCGGGTGTCGGCATCGGTCTGGCAACCATTGTGGCCGTGGAGTTCACCCAATGGGGCGAAGAATTTCTGACGCTCGTCATCGGTGTCATTGTCATCAACCAAGTGATCGGTCCTCCGTTGTTCAAATGGGCCATCAAGTATGTAAAAGAAGATCACCTGAAGGCGCAGGACTCAGATGGCAACGAGGTACGGGATGCCATCATTTTCGGCTACGAAACACAGGCGGTGTCGTTGGCAAAACAGCTTAAGAACAGCGGTTGGGACGTTAAAATTGCTACGCTTACCGCAGAAGAGACCGAAATTTCGGGGATTCCAGTCGTGAAGATCAACGCCATTGAAAAAGAGGAATTGAACCGCATCGAGTGCGAAAAGGCCAATACGGTGGTCACGCTGCTTTCTGACGAACAAAGCCTTGCGCTGTGCGAGATCGCCTATGAGAACATGGGCACCAGAAACTTTATTGTCCGCCTCAATGAGCGGGAAAACTTCGAGAAGTTTCATGAGCTTGGCGCGCGCATTGTAGAACCGAACACGGCCATGGTCGGATTGCTCGATCATTTTGTCCGTTCGCCCAAGGCCACTTCATTGCTTCTTGGTATGGAGCCTGACCAAGACTCATTGGACATCGAAGTTACAAGCCCCGAAATACATGGTATGGCGCTGCGCGATCTGCGCTTTCCGTCAGATGTACTTATTCTTTCGGTCAACAGAAATGGAAGCGCTTTGGTGTCTCACGGCTTCACAAGGCTGCGCATCGGAGATATAGTGACCGTAGTTGGTTCCATCAATAGTTTGGACAAGGTGCGACTGAAACTCGACTCTTGA
- a CDS encoding TonB-dependent receptor plug domain-containing protein: protein MNLKFKHCCVLFSLLLSAHFAIGQEKYTISGTVTDGANGETMIGTNVFLEPIMKGTTTNVYGFFSITVPEGDYTLKVSFLGYETYSQQIKLNKDTELNLELKESTYTKEEVVVTGEKKDENTTSARMSTVEIPIQQVKELPALMGEVDIIKTIQLMPGIQSGSEGNAGLYVRGGGPDQNLVLLDEAVVYNASHLFGFLSVFNADAIKGMELTKGGMPAKYGGRLASVLDISMKEGNNKKFEVDGGIGVINSRLTIQGPIVKDKGSFIVSGRFAYAGLLGGAIANAATSNNNNNNGGSFFAGASYYFFDLNGKLNYTLGSKDRLFASGYFGRDVFGFKSADGFKANIGWGNATGSMRWNHIFNPKLFMNTSLIFSDYKFEFGAGQQEFDLTLQSGIRDYNLKLDLNWLPDVRHNVQFGGNYIYHTFTPSSISARSGGSQLDLGGVVKYHAHEAAIYIQDDWDISKRFKVNVGVRGSMFAHTGPFDRYILNQVGQVVDTVHYGALKNVKTYAFAEPRVLGRVMLGKHNSLKASYTMNFQYLHLASLASISFPTDLWVPSTDIVKPEQGHQWAIGYFHNFFDNKLETSVEAYYKTMKNLIAYKDGFSPGDNINNNPDNNFVFGKGNSYGAEFFIKKNGQKFTGWIGYTLSWTNRKFPDLNQGKWFPARYDRRHDLSIVASYRINERWSVSAIFVYGTGSAMTVPASRYFINGNLVTEYGSRNSFRMPDYHRLDLGATLHPNPKKKKRFKSTWNFGIYNVYSRQNPYFIYFTQKVDEQNQTVSIEARQVSVFPILPSVTWNFKF, encoded by the coding sequence ATGAACTTGAAGTTCAAGCACTGCTGCGTGCTCTTTTCATTGTTGTTATCCGCGCATTTTGCAATTGGCCAAGAGAAGTACACCATTAGTGGTACGGTAACCGATGGTGCCAATGGGGAGACCATGATCGGTACCAACGTTTTCTTGGAACCGATCATGAAAGGGACGACCACCAACGTCTATGGCTTCTTTTCCATTACGGTACCCGAAGGAGATTATACGCTGAAGGTTTCATTTTTGGGATATGAGACCTACTCGCAGCAGATAAAACTGAACAAGGACACGGAGCTCAACCTCGAACTGAAGGAATCGACCTATACGAAGGAAGAGGTTGTGGTAACGGGCGAGAAGAAGGACGAGAACACCACAAGTGCGAGAATGAGCACGGTGGAGATTCCGATCCAACAGGTGAAAGAATTGCCTGCTTTGATGGGCGAGGTCGACATCATCAAAACCATTCAGTTGATGCCTGGTATTCAGTCAGGTTCGGAAGGAAACGCGGGGCTTTACGTCCGTGGTGGAGGTCCTGACCAGAACCTTGTGCTGTTGGATGAGGCGGTGGTTTATAACGCATCACACTTGTTCGGATTCCTTTCGGTTTTCAATGCCGATGCCATCAAAGGCATGGAACTGACCAAAGGAGGCATGCCTGCCAAGTATGGTGGTCGTTTGGCCTCGGTGCTGGATATTAGCATGAAGGAAGGCAACAACAAGAAATTTGAAGTGGATGGTGGAATAGGGGTCATCAACTCGCGTCTTACGATTCAAGGACCGATCGTTAAAGACAAAGGCTCGTTCATTGTCTCTGGGCGATTTGCCTATGCAGGACTTCTTGGCGGAGCCATTGCCAACGCGGCAACCAGCAACAACAATAACAACAATGGCGGAAGTTTCTTTGCAGGTGCCAGCTACTACTTTTTCGACCTGAACGGAAAGTTGAATTACACACTTGGAAGCAAGGACCGTTTGTTTGCGAGCGGTTATTTCGGGCGGGATGTTTTCGGATTTAAGAGTGCAGATGGTTTCAAGGCGAACATCGGTTGGGGAAATGCCACGGGATCCATGCGTTGGAATCACATCTTCAATCCGAAGCTGTTCATGAACACATCGCTCATTTTCAGCGATTACAAGTTTGAGTTCGGGGCGGGCCAGCAAGAGTTCGATCTGACGCTGCAATCGGGCATCAGAGATTACAACCTGAAATTGGATCTGAACTGGTTGCCCGATGTGCGTCATAATGTTCAGTTCGGTGGCAATTACATTTACCATACGTTCACGCCAAGTAGTATTTCGGCCCGTTCGGGCGGAAGCCAGCTCGATCTTGGTGGCGTGGTCAAATACCATGCGCATGAAGCGGCCATCTACATTCAGGATGATTGGGATATTTCCAAACGTTTTAAAGTAAATGTGGGTGTTCGCGGTTCCATGTTCGCCCATACTGGGCCATTCGATCGGTACATACTGAATCAGGTGGGACAGGTGGTAGACACCGTGCATTACGGAGCGCTGAAAAACGTGAAGACGTATGCGTTTGCTGAACCGCGTGTTCTGGGCCGCGTCATGCTGGGCAAGCACAATTCCCTCAAGGCCAGCTACACGATGAACTTCCAGTACCTCCACTTGGCGAGTTTGGCCTCCATCAGTTTTCCAACGGACCTTTGGGTTCCAAGCACGGATATAGTTAAACCAGAGCAAGGTCATCAATGGGCCATCGGGTATTTCCACAACTTCTTCGACAACAAATTGGAAACAAGTGTGGAAGCCTACTACAAGACCATGAAGAACCTCATTGCCTACAAGGATGGGTTCAGTCCAGGCGACAACATCAACAACAATCCAGATAACAATTTCGTGTTCGGGAAAGGCAATTCCTATGGAGCAGAATTCTTCATCAAGAAGAACGGACAGAAGTTTACGGGATGGATCGGTTACACGCTTTCGTGGACCAATCGCAAGTTTCCCGATCTGAACCAAGGCAAGTGGTTCCCAGCGCGGTACGACCGCAGACACGATCTTTCCATCGTGGCCTCTTACCGCATCAACGAGCGTTGGTCTGTCTCTGCCATTTTCGTGTATGGAACAGGAAGCGCGATGACCGTTCCTGCTTCGCGCTACTTCATCAATGGCAATCTGGTGACCGAATACGGTTCGCGCAACTCGTTCCGTATGCCCGATTATCACCGCCTGGACCTGGGAGCAACGTTGCATCCGAATCCCAAGAAGAAAAAACGTTTCAAGAGCACGTGGAACTTCGGTATCTACAACGTTTACAGCCGTCAGAATCCGTACTTCATCTACTTTACACAGAAGGTGGATGAACAGAATCAAACTGTCAGTATTGAAGCACGCCAAGTGTCCGTGTTTCCGATATTGCCAAGCGTAACGTGGAACTTCAAATTCTAA